From Aegilops tauschii subsp. strangulata cultivar AL8/78 chromosome 5, Aet v6.0, whole genome shotgun sequence:
ttcggcgatccgaattatgcctcgcttaaccaagtgtggagttctccagacgcttTATTGGATTTTGCCGAAGAGTGCCTCCAatgcggcgcagttttatcaaacgcaagaggggtatgcaacggagaagcttttctggtcacaatttggtgcGTGAAAGCGCCcgctgttgctgaatgaacagatgacCCAATGGCCCGAGCTTCACCGggtatccggcgctgccatgaaggacgtcgtggtccggctgtggccaaccgagccaattccggatagttattttggtttggtgtGGCGTCTtgctgatgcggtgccgcgtatcgatgcCGTTAAGCGATCatcgtgcattgaaggtgcacggatggcctttgcccgtgtcaagacatactagacgaagatgaaggccgtcgatgttgcagcgaggagtccacccaagggcaaggaccatcatgcaccagagcattatttcgaggatgtcttagaggctgcccgcttgatagagggtcagtatCGAAAGACATAATTTTCGAATGAAGTGTATGGAAATTGTAAAAAACAATATTGTAATAAAGCTAGCTTCATTTTAGTGTTGCCTAAAAGCTTTGggtcctcctgtgcggccgtttttgtataatctgaaagttttccagtcgtcggcttcagccccctcgtaggaagtacgggggtgttcggaaaagcatttgatcactcttaatccaacgtcttggtccatgaaggaggtgtcaatgcggcgaacgaggcaatcgaaatatagggcgttaacactttcacttagccataggagttttacggcgggtctacgacatagcccctggtatgtatgcggttatcctaatatggtgcgttacatgtatgacctgaaaaaaggtccttcgtgtaatacggagggaatcgcgaaagattccaataagtcgtcgagtggttgaccagctctcgccgcatcatgacagtcagttttcgactttctctactgaggtgcttgaccagatgaaccggaagcacaatcgcagtagttctccctttactaccttagccgatagagcggaacgtaaggtagcaagcacaggagccgggtaacccaactattgacctaagacatgattcggagctgatgcatataaggccaaactcgcgacgccgaagtatgctgtaaagctgttcggactttgccggcaactcatttgttcccataccgagcccctggcaggttatgctgAGGTGTGTGTGAAACAAACAAGGAGGCAAAATTCAATTCTTTAGAAAAATAAATACCAAATACGAATTATGTTTACCAGGACCTGAGTAATATGCTGATCGTTATTTTATTGATGACAAAGCcgcaaccccggctatttgacatgtcggtggtcgaaggctgaggaaaaaggcACCTTACAGGCTCCagatagagagtgcggtctacaaaaagttattttggacctcctgtcgcatgtctgcgccgcctgtcctcggtgAAGGGGCTCTTTGACGGGAATAGCCTTTGGGTGAGTGTATGAAACCGAACTTCGCTAGAGTCCGTAGGATGACCCGCCTTTGAGCCACTTGCAGGCTCGTCCGTATattgcttccgccgatgcccagggtatcttaagtgcgtagttatgtatgcgcggtaccgCTTTCTCAGGTATATGAGGAGGaaggcggaagccgaactgctagtcCAGCTCCGACATTGGTCGATCCAGTTGAATGGAGACCGGTGGCTTAATGGCTGACAAGGTATGCAGTTTGATAagaccgctttgtacttcggctaaGGTTGTCGTAGTACGATCCTTGGTCCGGAGGGAGTGTTTCTCTTGCTCCTGTTTAGAGTCgtgtgtcacgtataccatgttcactgtttttactttGCGGGGAGATTGTTTCGGACCCCCGGTGTTTGGTTGGCGAGTCTCTTCGTTGTCGCTGTCGCCGGGCAgcctcttccccttgtgttcggcatttaacttgccggcctgtttgaagacccaacagcttctgttggtgtgattggctggtttatttGGGTGGCCGTGAATTTGGCATGGCCTatccaatatcttgtctaaattggatggtccgtctctatttgccgtaaatggctttttccgctgacccggTTTGGGGCCGCTGAATCCAGCGTTAACCGCTGTGTCGTGTGTTCCCTCATTAGTATTACCACGTTtgtgtttattgcgtcgtggtttCCCATTCCATCTCGAACTTTGGAAGTGCCCGGATCattggcgctgttgcttctacgggcgagccagctgtcctctcccgcgcaaaagcgggtcatcagagcggtaagggctgacatggattttggtttttcctgaccgaggtggcgggcgagccactcgtcccggacactgtgtttgaaggccgctagggattccgcgtccggacagtctacgacttggttctttttaactaagaacctggTCTAGAGCTTCctagctgactctccgggctgctggacgatgtgacttaagtcatcggcgtctggtggccggacatatgtaccttggaagttgtcgaggaaggcgtcttccagatcctcccagctgccgatagagttttcaggcagactgtttaaccagtatcttgctggtcctttgagttttaatgggagatatttgatggcgtggagatcatcaccacGTGCCATCTGAATATGGAggagaaaatcctcgatccataccagctctgcacttggaggcccaacaacgtcctacaagaagaaggttgcgtagtagacatcagctgCTGGGACCGTCCCAGTGTCGTTGTTTGATGATTCATGTTGGTGAGCAATCAGATTGTTTCATGGACGGGGGGCATCAAGTGCATCTGGACAAACAACTACTAAAAAGAAAGGGTCGGTACAACAGTCGGTTAGCCGATCAATGCGATCTTGGTGTCGTCGTGGCTTCGGCGGTGGCTGCTACCTGGTCTGGATATGGAGGTCACATGCTGGCAATAAGGACCTTCCCGCGTTTGGGCTGGGTCCCTTGGTGCCTCAGGTGGCATGGGTGAGGATCCAAGAAAAAGATCCTTGCTTTAGAGCGATGATGCCTACGGGTGTCACTTACCTCTTGGGGGATGTGGTTGTGGGTATTATCTCCAAGTCAGGTTTTCGGGTGAAAACCCAAGCATGTTGTTTCAGGCTCGGCGGTGGCAGCACTTTGTGCCGTTACCCTCTTGAGGGCGTTGTAGGGGAATTCAAGTGTCATCCGGTTGCAGTGTGTCTCCATCTTCGGGCTTGTTGTGATCCATGTGTGTTGCGTGAAGCATCTTCTAGTCTAGCATGGAGTAGACTCATTGGTCTACTATCATTTACATGTGTCCCAATAATCTCCATCTTGGGTCCTTGCTATCCGCTGGCAGGATCAGAGCTCCACTGTCCAAGAGGGCAGTCAACTCTCTTTGACGATAGCTTGGTGTGTTAGCTGCGCAAGGGCCCGGTGGTTTCCCAAGGCAGGTCTAGGTCGCCTCTGGTTGGTGACTTATGTTTTCATGCTCGACTTTGAGTTGGTGAGTGCCTTGGATGTCATTTTTCTTTTTTATCTATTTGTGTGAAGATTTTCTTATCACTTTGTATCAGTTGGTATCTTCAATAATCTTTCTATATTTATACTCACTTGCTATTTTAGCAATCTTGGCCAAAACACGTACACCAACAACCTTTGTATAAGTTGTCCCTCACCAATTTTTTTTACAAAGCTTGCAAAATCTGCCATCCCACTTTGCATATTTGCAAACTCAAAGGCCACTTGCTAAATTTTGGCAAGACTTTGTAAAAGTGGTCCTCGTCATATTTTTGTCTGAATGACTAGTGGGCCCGGGTGTGATGTGTACGTGTATGTGTGCATTGAGTGTGTGCGTCGTGTGTGCATGTATGTTTGTGATGCGTGTGTGCATGTATGTGTGTGATGCGTGTATGTGTACATGTGTACGAGTACGCGGATGTGCTGTGTGTGTATGTGTACGTGTATACGTGTAAACGAGTGTACGCATGAGTGCGATGTGTCTATGATAAACTATCCTCATATGTCATGTGTTTTAtgcaaatatagcaatccaataTACTACCAAAGTTTAGAAAACATGTTAGCTTTGTAAACTTTATCTCTTCTTTTGTTATAACAAGTTTTTAGCAATACAAAGACTGTTGAAGATGCTCTTACCCGTTTAGGTTTGTATACAAAGACTGTTGAACGatatttttgtttgtttgttgaTAGCTTACCAGTCTTGCCGCCTGTTTACGGAGAGATGGTACcgagagcatctccaacagaagcgcTACATAAGCGACGCGCGGTATAAAAACTGCTTTTAGCGCGCGCGGACCCGATTTGGAATCTCCAGCAACCGCACAAAAAGCACGCGCGCTATAACTAATGCAGTGCGTGCATTAAAAAGGCATAGCGCGCAGCATATTTAGTGCGTTCGGTCGCGCGCGCTGCAAACTCTGGGCTGCTGCAAATGCGACCTCTTGATTGAGAACGCTCGACTCGCGCGCAGCATATTTTGCAGCGCTTGTTGGAGCAAACGTTTTCTAGCGTCCTAAAAAAACTACTTGCGCGCTGTAAACCCGTTTTTTGAGCGCCGCGCATtgggcggctgttggagatgctctgaTACGTGATGACTGATGAAGTGAAGATGCTGCCTTCGAATTGTTCTCTATGAGACTCACAACAAGCGCACTATAGTACGTACAAGTCATAACATAAACATAGGCTGCATCGGTGCATATACAAAGCATTCCGCCTACATGTTAAACTGTGTCTTACAGGATCTAACCAACCAACAATGCACAACAACTCATTCCAAATGATCTTCACTCACTAGTCACTAGTGACCCTTGTTGTCAGCACGCTCGCCGCCCCCTTCTCCCCAGCCGTCCTCGAGCGGCATGTCCGGCATCACCTTCTTCCAGAACCAGTGCTTCCTCCACAGCAGCACCATCTCCTCGATGGGCACGCCCTTGGTCTCCGGCAGGAAGACGTAGACGAACACGGTCATGACCGTGATCCaggcggcgaagaagaggaagatgccgAACTTGAAGGCGCAGAGCATGGACAGGAACGCCTGCGCGATGACGAAGGTGAAGAAGAGGTTGACGGCCACCGTGATGCTCTGCCCCGCCGACCGCGTCTCCAGCGGGAAGATCTCGCTCGGCACCGTCCACCCCAGTGGCCCCCACGACCACCCGAACGCCATCACGAAGAGGCaaatcaccaccaccaccacgatCGAGTAGCTCCGCGACAGCTGCTTGTCCGTCCCGAACTTCACCCCGAGTATCACCGCCACGATCACCTGCATGCGCGCAAATGCCATGGCGTGAGACATGAATTGTGATTAGCAGTTTGTATGTGCGTTGTGTTGTCTCAAGTCTCAACCTGGCAAACGATCATCTGGATGCCGCCGCTGATGAGGAGCTTCCTCCGGCCGAGGCGGTCGACGGTGGCGATGGAGATGAGGGTAGACAAGAAGAGCACAGCGCCGGTGATCACGGAGGAGTAGAGCGACGCGCTGGCGCCGAAGCCCATGGTCTGGAACAGCACCGGCGCGTAGAACAGGATGGAGTTGATGCCCGTCAGGATCTGGAACGCcggcatgcacacggccatcacCAGCTGCGGCCGGTTGCGCGGCTCGAGGATGTTCCGGAACGGGTTCTTGATGGTGTTCGCCAGCTCGCTGGCCTCCGACATGTCCATGAACTCGGCGTCGACGTCCGCCGTGCCGCGGATGCGCTCCAGGATGCGCCGGCCCTCCTCGGCGCGCCCGCGCTCGATGAGGCTGTTGGGCGTCTCCGGCAGGAGCAGCCCGCCGACGGTCATCAGcagcgccggcgccgccgcgagGCCGAGCGAGAGGCGCCAACCCCAGGGCTTGAGGTTCTGCGTGCCGTAGTTGACCATGTTCGCCGTGAAGATGCCGAGCGTCGTCGCGAGCTGGAACATCATGTTCAGCCCGCCTCGGAGGTGCGCCGGCGCCATCTCCGACAGGTACAGCGGCACACCCTGCACCAACCAACAAGCACTACATTGTAAGAGCCAGTGCAACCAGACGCACTCTCGGTGTGGGTAGGCGAGAATTTGACGTATACCTGATTGCCGAAACCGATGCCAACGCCGAGCATGATACGACCGAGGATCAGCATCTCAAGGTTCACGGCCGCCACGTTGAGGATCGCGCCGATGAGGAAGCTGATGCCGCCGCAGACAATGCTGGCGCGTCGGCCGTAGTTCCTCGTCACCGGCGAGGCGACGAGGGAGGAGACCAGGCCGGCCAGGTACAGAGAGGAGGTGAATGCCGAGAGGCCCTGGTTGTCGTACTTGCAGTAGTTGTTCTGGTGGCCGGAGTTCTTCCGCCGGAACACCACCGGGAAGAACTTCTCCAGGAATGGGTCCATGGAGGTCACTCCTCCTGCAAACATTCGGCAGAGTCAGAACAGATTTCCTGAAGTAATCCCTGGTAAAACTAAAACAGCTATTTTTTTCAGATTCAGAGACAGTAAATTTTCATCTAAAACTTTAGGAAATGGAATCTGAATACTGATATGTAACGTTACAAGCTTCAGATGATTTTATTGCCTAGTGGACATGTTTGCATGTCCAAAAAATTATTAGGCATTGTTGACAGAATCACAACATTTACTGTTCAGACTTTAGACACTGAACTATTATTTAGCTGAATTAGTATCATACACTGTTCTACTTATACAACATTACATAAGTTTTACACGCAAAAAAAAAACCTTGCATATTTTTTTTGGTGAGTGAACATTACATAAGCTTGAAGAACAAATTAATCTAACAGTTCCACACACAAACTCAAATGCGGACTTTCTTTCAGGTAACTCGAATTTACTACCCCCCGTTTCAGTATTATAAGACGTTTTAGATATTCCAATATACACTAGATACTgagtaaaatgagtgaacaaaCTTGTGAACTGAGCCTTCCGTCAAaaactgttttttttttcttttttttagctATGTTCTGAATCTGGGTTTGAAATTTTGCAAAATACGATAGATGCATATTTCATCAATGCTAATTCAGATTATTATTTTTCTACGTCTTCTAATAGGTTTTAGCGAGTTTTAGAGCGCACCGCCTGAACGATAAAGGTTGGGTGTAATTTTGATTTACGAGCTCTAAGAAGTTTTAGCGAGTTAGAGTGCATCCGTTGCACCACAAAAGCTGGGCGTGTTTCAAATGTGACCAACATCAAAGGAACAAAGGAAAATAAATCAGATTATGAATAGTTGCTAATTCAAACTGAGTTGTAAATTGGGCCCAATAACACTACCAAACTttgtatttttttcctttttaggcTATTTTGAAAGATGTATATTGCGTCCATGCTAATCGGCTGCACAAGTTGAACCAAACAATTCAGGAGTCGTGACGCCAGTCTCATTGTGTAATGAATCCCATCCCGGTTTCTGCAAGACTTTCAGCTGACAAGTGGGACCCTTGTTGTCATCCCCCCTCTTTCTCTCCTAACTGACGTCAGTAGCCGGGTTGCAAGTCAAACTCTTGTAGATGACGATACGAtcgatctatctaggagaagcgcCGAGCGGAAACGGACGGCCGCACGGTGATATCATCATCAGCCTGAATTGAAAGCCGATAGATAAGCTTGGCGGAGCGCCGAACACGACTCTGAATTTTGCAACGTCTCGCGTGTCGGCTTCTCCACTGCATTAGTCGCTCTATAAACCAAATTCACCACTCCGTACACAATGATCGCGTCGACCCATCCAGCACCCACGGAAGTGGATGATTGGATGAATGATTGGCCTCGTCGCGTCGGAGATGGGAAAAAGATGAACCGTCGTGTTCATCTGATACACCACTGAATCAAGAAATCCTGCAGTCCTACTGCTGTTTGCTTTTGACATGGTAGGCCTGTTCGCTTCCATGTCCATGTGTGTTGCGGGCTTGGCAGTCAGTGGTGGGAGGCAGACAGACAGGTCACGATCTGCTAGCGACCTAGGCGCGGGAGGGACCGACGAGCGACGCACACCGCCGGCACTAGCTCCAAATCAAGGAGGGGCCACGGTTACTGGAAGAAACGTACTGTGTGTGACATGTTACTGATGTTCGTGGAGCAGGACAAGCTCTTCTTTCTTCCGATGGCCCATGGCGAGAAGCAGCCACACCATACACGGAAACACAGCAGAGCGCCGACGAGCGGAGATACGGAACAAGACAAGACGGTGGGTGGATGGAGTCACTGCTGAGGTGAGGTGGGTGTGGGGGTGTGAGCAGGACTTACCGGAGATCCCGATGTCGTAGCCGAAGATGGAGCCCCCGACGGCGGCGACGAGGCAGGCCATGGCGACGGCGAGCGTCATGCGGCCCTTGTActcggccgccctctccttcttCACGCCCAGCGCGGCCATGCCGCCGCCCGCCATGCTCTCTCCTCGAAGCTCtgcgcctcgcctcgcctcccctcctctcctctgCAAGAACCGCCGAAGCAAGAACCGAGGCGAGGGGAGAAGAACTCACGCTCGCCACACGGAAGCAATGCTTCAACCAACTACAATCCTGCAGCTATATATACAGATATCTCTCCCCTTGGCCTTGGCTCTCTTGGCTTGCTTCCCTCTCCTTGTATGTCCGGGATGCGAAGCGGGTGGTGAGGTCTCTTGTACAATTAAGTGAGGGAACGGGCTGGCGGCGATTTCTTGCATAAAATTAAGGCCGGAGGCAGCAACATGCCGTGCATTGAAGACGATAAGCAGCCAGCCCCTCCCGCGCCCCGGCCGTTGACGTTGACCCCTATCCTGCGGCGCGGGCCCGCTGTCAGTCACCCAGACGCAACTCGGCGGCCGACGTTTGCAGATGGATACACAACCCCACAACGAgcgctgccagcctctccacgctCCAGCTCCAACCGGCCCCGATAAAATCTACCCGGGGCTCCGACCGCATGAATCAGTAAGATATGCTCGGCCAAGTGGGCAATTGGTTGACTTGGAGTGACATCTCAGCAAATTAAATCGCTTCTAAATTCACAGTTGGTTGGCTGCTCACTGCGGTACGTATTACAGCGGCGATCGAGCTGGCCGTCGTGGAGTCTTGCGGCCGGCATGCCAGTGATGCCACGTTTGCGACGGCTTGGTTTGCCCGGGTCAAATCCATGTGTGCGCGCGCGCGGCTGCGGTGCATACGTGCGTGCAAGTTGTAGCGTGGGGACCATAGGTTTTGTTCAATGTAGTAGTACCATgcatatacatacatacatacatacacagTAAGCAACCACGTAACTACGTACGCACGCACGTACTCCATTTCGGCTACGAGCAGACGTGACATGCGGTGCAACAGCTCTCACAATAAATCCCATACAGCATTCGAGAGAGTGGCAGGTCACCACTCATACATGTACCTACAAATACAAACACGTATCTCCCTCCCGAAAGGCGAAGCAGCATCTGACTGATCTGAATTTTTCTCCCCTGCCTGCCTGTAGTGCGCAGGCAAATCATGAGATCCTTTTAGGTGCTCTCGGTGCCTCGAGAATGGTCATTAAGGGCGTGAGTGTCGCAATGCTTGGCGTCCTCTCAGCTTTTTGAAAAGCCCTACTGCGCCATTGCCATGCCTCCCCGTCAGACACCAACAAGCTCCAGCTCCTCGCAAGGTCCAGAAAGAAGCCTCGCCCCTCTTGAAGTCATTTTATCGTGATTCGTGGGCGTCGATCGTTGCTGCTCCTGCTGGCTTTGTGGCCTCGACGGATATCCCAGTGCGGCCTGCCTTGGAGCGGCAGGCTGAGCTGCTGCGCTCTGAGCTCCTTGGTATGGCTTCCTTCCAGCTTGAGGAGATGGTCCAGCCTCTGCGTGATGTCATTGACTCCATGCCAGGTTGGATGCTGCGGATGGAGAGCTTCATGGAGCGTGTTGAGGCTGCACTAGGCGAGCTCTCCATGGCACCGCCTGTGTTGCAGACGGCTCATGTATTGCGCCCCTTTGGTTGTGCCTGATGACAACTTCGAGGTCGAGAAGGGAGCCGAGCTTCATGGTCGTTTCTCCCCTCGTGCTAGAGCATGTTTGCCGGTGTCACCCTCTGAAGGACTGGACAATGATGTGGTTGTTACTTCGGTGCTGCAGATCATGCCTGAGCTGCGGGAGTTGTGTGGGGGCTCGGTTCTGCCTCTATCTGTCGAACAACTGAAGGTAGACCCTTCCGAGATCTTGATTGTGGCTTTACCGCCATCATCACCCCTGGAGTCTAGCCAGATACTTGATGCCGAGGGGTTTGATGATTTGGATGTTGCAATCTCTCGCTCGCCTAAGTCCATTGGGTGCCAGGCGCCAGCCACCCTACCTCTCGGTGTCTTGGAGCGTGGAGTTTTAGACGGTGGTGCCCTTCCCTCGTCTGCGACCATCGAGCAGGTGATGCCTGTGAGTGACATGACCATTGAGCCAAGTGTGGTTGCACCTACTCCAAATCTAGATGCTCTCTTCGCGAAAGAACTTTGTGACTTGCTCGCTAGTGTGGATGTTGCTAGACCTGGTTTGGGCAGGTCGATTGCTTGCCTCCTGACTGGGACACCAATAAGAGGGAAACAAAAGAAGGGGAGCAAAGGCAAGAGTAGCGCCATAGGCAAGGTGTCTCTGGCTGCTTCATGGATGATCTTCAGTCTCTAGGCCCGTCCTTTTGGATTGGGTTATCGTTGTGGGTTGGAAGGTATTTGGTGTCTTCTGTCGAGGTGTTCTTCTCAGGGTTCACATGGCGTAGTAACAATGTCGTGGTTTGTAGATGTTGTGTAATCAGAGAGTCTGGCAGAAGTCGCCTGTGCGGTTGTGGGTTTCTTATCACGGGAGTAGCTAGTACGTGCTAAGTTTGTATTGGTTTTCGCCCGATTTTTCTTTAATtaactaggcaattctttttttCTTAATTAATCGACAAGgtaaagcttttgcctccgtttttaaaaaaaatcatgcaATCCTTGGACGAGCGATTAGAGGCGTGCGGGCAAGCCAGCCAGCTTTCGGCTGCATGCACCTTCCGTTGCCAAGATTCAAGGCGGACGATCTCCATTTCGCCTTTGTTAGCTCTGCGTGTTGCCTACGTAGCGCTGATGGATTTACTGTCTGATGATGGCGGGTGGCCTGGCAGTTTCATGCGCAAAACATGGGCAAAGCTCACCCGAAGAAAAGACACAAAGCTAGTATGTCATGTACACTAAAGCGACAATTAAGCCCCTTGGCCGTTTTACCCATCTCCTGCGGCACGCACTTCTCTGTCACAAACATCCCATAAATTTTCATCTGTTAATTGGTTGCTCTGTTTAAGGCATCTCCAGAACGGATTCTCAAACCCCCGACCGTCCGGACTGCGCGGTTCGAACCTCGGAAGGCATTCAACACGGTTTTGTATCGGTCCGCCGAGCGGTCCGGACGTATTTTTTCCATCAAACCCAAGACAAAGTGGGCGGGCTTTGCAGGAGTCCGGACAACAGCCATGTAGGACTCCGGCACCCCCGGcccatccacccccccccccctccccgacCCCGCGTTTCCATCCTCCCGTTTTCTCTCCTTCAGTTTCTCTCTCTTGCCTTCGCAACCGTCCACCACCCCAACTGTCATGTCGCACCTTTGCCAGAACTCGACAAGGCCGTCACTTCAAGCGGTACACCCCGGGCTCCACGCCGCTTCTCCTCCGCCGCCGTTCCACACCTCTCCTCAGACCGCCGCTCAGGTGTCATCCACTCCTACGGTGTTAACCATGCCCGGCAACTATTCAGTGAATTGCTTGAGCTAAAATTTTAGTCCTTTCTTCTTTGAAGCAATGGACTCGGATGGAGTACATCTACTAGCACTATGTTGAGTCGCCTGACTCATCGGACGAGGAGgactacatggatgagatagcgATGATGCAGGCGGTGCTTGCAGACGCGGAGCGTGCGGAGGTGCGTGTTCTCAATTTCAAGAGATCAATTAAGGGTCATCGAGTGCTCAACCGCAACCGGACGTGCGGTCATTTGACGCTGATGGACGACTACTTTGCCCAAAATCTTTGCAAGGGCAATAACAGGGTCATGTTAAGAAGCCCACCATCGTTTTTGAAGCAGTTGCATCACATGATCTTTGGATTTGGCACGCTTTTTTTTAGCATGCACGAGTCTCATAATGACATCAATGTGTTGCAGCGATCACCATTGTTTGCTAGGCTGACTGAAGAAAAACCTCCTCCTTGCCACTATAATGTCAATGGGCATGAGTACAACATGGGCTACTATCTGGTGGACACTATCTATCCTCCTTGGGCTACTTTTATGAACACCATCTCTCACCTAGTTGGTCAGAAAAAGTCTCACTTTGCCCAAAGACAAGAAGCTGGTAGAAATGATGTTGAGAATGCTTTGGAGTATTGCAGGCATGTTTTGCAATTGTTTGTGGACCGGTTAAACAATGGGATCTAGAGACCTTGTGGGAGGTGATAAACCGTTGTGTGATCATGAACAACATGATCCTGAAGGATGAGAGTGAGGATGCTGTCACAGGTCTTGAATGAGAACATGAGTGATCTTGTCGAACTTCCCGACCAAAATCCGGCCACATTTGAAGAGTTTGTTCAACTGCATCAATAAATTTGGCATCGAGCAACTCACAGGCAATTGAAGGAAGATCTGATTGAGCATCTGTGGCGGTTAAGGGGGACAAAAATGTTTGAGTGTAATATTTGAACTTTTTTAATTAGGACTCTGGCTGCATTTGATCATTGAAACTATTTGAGACTATATATGCGGCTATTTGAATGTGCGGAAATAAAAAATGGGGTCGGATGTATGCGGACACCGTTGGATGACCGCCCCCCTACATCAGTGTCCACGGACTGGTCTCCCTGTCCGCGGATGAATGCCAGAGGAAATTTGTGGGttagcgttggagatgcccttacacCTCATGGACACTATACCATGCCGAGGGAGGCGATTTGTGGCAGGCAGGTGTGAGGCATCGACCTCATTTTTTTTATAACTTGATCGGAAAATTTAATCTAAgctttattttcatatttatgtTCCTTGTGACGAAGACTTTGAAATTAGACCATTTTTAATGCGCTTAGAGAACTTCTATAAAACTTCACCAAGTTTTGACTACTAAAACTTAATAGTAACGAATGACAAATTCAGTAAGTTTCAAAAATTGATTTTAAAATTGTGCTGAATCAAACGAGTACGCAAATCGCGAGGCAATCATGCGACCGGGCATGGCTGAGTACGAGCGTGCCCCTATGAATTTCTGACCATGCCGATCGAATTGTAAGAGTTTTGGAGCCGACGTGCCACTTTTTTTGCCACGTTCCGGACCAATAGTTTACCC
This genomic window contains:
- the LOC109731882 gene encoding sugar transport protein 7; protein product: MAGGGMAALGVKKERAAEYKGRMTLAVAMACLVAAVGGSIFGYDIGISGGVTSMDPFLEKFFPVVFRRKNSGHQNNYCKYDNQGLSAFTSSLYLAGLVSSLVASPVTRNYGRRASIVCGGISFLIGAILNVAAVNLEMLILGRIMLGVGIGFGNQGVPLYLSEMAPAHLRGGLNMMFQLATTLGIFTANMVNYGTQNLKPWGWRLSLGLAAAPALLMTVGGLLLPETPNSLIERGRAEEGRRILERIRGTADVDAEFMDMSEASELANTIKNPFRNILEPRNRPQLVMAVCMPAFQILTGINSILFYAPVLFQTMGFGASASLYSSVITGAVLFLSTLISIATVDRLGRRKLLISGGIQMIVCQVIVAVILGVKFGTDKQLSRSYSIVVVVVICLFVMAFGWSWGPLGWTVPSEIFPLETRSAGQSITVAVNLFFTFVIAQAFLSMLCAFKFGIFLFFAAWITVMTVFVYVFLPETKGVPIEEMVLLWRKHWFWKKVMPDMPLEDGWGEGGGERADNKGH